The Candidatus Obscuribacterales bacterium genome includes a region encoding these proteins:
- a CDS encoding FKBP-type peptidyl-prolyl cis-trans isomerase, whose amino-acid sequence MREILISFGVIVACCLVLLVAQIRGTGDAIAAPSPTPEVTLADSSPSVQAELTIAQAAPSTEASDLMNPAESPSEVAPVADNLVTTESGLQYVELVEGTGAIPQTGQTVVVHYVGTLEDGTQFDSSRDRNRPFSFRLGTGQVIRGWDEGLSTMRVGGRRQLIIPSDLGYGARGAGGVIPPNATLIFDVELLRIS is encoded by the coding sequence TTGCGCGAGATACTAATTAGCTTTGGAGTCATCGTGGCCTGCTGCCTCGTGCTTTTGGTGGCCCAGATTCGAGGAACGGGGGATGCGATCGCTGCTCCATCTCCCACACCAGAGGTGACCCTTGCCGATAGCAGCCCATCCGTCCAGGCTGAACTTACCATCGCCCAAGCTGCTCCTAGCACTGAAGCTAGTGACTTGATGAATCCAGCAGAATCCCCCTCGGAGGTCGCCCCTGTGGCAGATAACCTAGTTACCACTGAATCTGGTCTACAGTACGTTGAACTTGTGGAAGGCACCGGTGCTATTCCCCAGACGGGTCAAACCGTGGTCGTGCACTACGTCGGTACCCTAGAAGACGGCACCCAGTTTGATAGCTCTCGCGATCGCAACCGTCCTTTCTCGTTTCGTCTGGGTACCGGTCAGGTGATTCGCGGCTGGGATGAAGGCCTTTCCACCATGCGGGTTGGTGGACGTCGGCAGTTGATTATCCCCTCAGACTTAGGCTATGGAGCCCGTGGTGCTGGTGGCGTCATTCCACCCAATGCAACCCTAATCTTTGATGTGGAATTGTTGCGAATTAGCTAG
- a CDS encoding ribose-phosphate pyrophosphokinase, giving the protein MIHSATLPLQTSLHTFSENSRLRLFAGSSNVLLAEEVARYLGMDLGPMVRKQFADGELYVQIQESIRGCDVYLIQPTCHPVNDHLMELLIMIDACRRASARQITAVIPYYGYARADRKTAGRESITAKLVANLITKAGAGRILAMDLHSAQIQGYFDIPFDHVYGSPVILEYLARKDLSDVVVVSPDVGGVARARAFAKKLNDAPLAIVDKRRQAHNVAEVMNIIGDVAGKTAILVDDMIDTAGTICEAGRMLRHEGARQVYACATHAVFSPPAVQRLSSGIFEEVIVTNTIPVSPERYFEQLTVLSVANLLGETVWRIHEDSSVSSMFR; this is encoded by the coding sequence GTGATTCACTCTGCTACTCTTCCCCTTCAGACCTCGTTGCACACCTTCTCTGAGAACAGCCGACTACGTCTGTTTGCTGGCTCATCGAATGTGCTGCTTGCCGAAGAAGTTGCCCGCTATCTGGGCATGGACTTAGGCCCAATGGTGAGAAAACAGTTTGCAGATGGCGAACTGTATGTCCAAATTCAGGAATCAATCCGAGGGTGTGATGTCTATCTGATCCAGCCCACCTGTCACCCGGTCAATGACCATTTGATGGAGCTGTTGATCATGATCGACGCCTGCCGTCGAGCATCGGCTCGGCAAATTACCGCCGTGATCCCCTACTACGGCTATGCCCGTGCTGACCGCAAAACCGCCGGACGGGAATCGATTACCGCTAAGCTTGTGGCTAACTTGATTACCAAAGCTGGAGCAGGGCGCATTTTGGCCATGGATCTACACTCTGCCCAAATCCAAGGCTACTTTGATATCCCCTTTGATCATGTCTATGGTTCTCCCGTGATCTTGGAGTATCTGGCTCGGAAAGATTTGTCAGATGTGGTGGTGGTCTCCCCAGATGTGGGTGGGGTTGCTCGGGCTCGGGCTTTTGCCAAGAAGCTTAACGATGCACCCCTAGCGATCGTTGATAAACGCCGCCAGGCTCATAACGTGGCTGAGGTGATGAATATCATTGGCGATGTAGCGGGCAAAACAGCCATTTTGGTAGACGACATGATTGACACCGCTGGCACCATTTGTGAAGCCGGTCGGATGTTGCGCCATGAAGGAGCTCGGCAGGTCTATGCCTGCGCAACCCATGCTGTGTTCTCTCCACCAGCAGTTCAACGGCTCTCCAGCGGTATTTTTGAAGAGGTGATTGTCACCAACACCATCCCAGTTTCTCCCGAGCGCTACTTCGAGCAGCTTACGGTGCTGTCGGTGGCTAATCTCTTGGGAGAGACGGTGTGGCGTATTCATGAAGATAGCTCGGTGAGCAGCATGTTCCGCTAG
- a CDS encoding phasin family protein, giving the protein MDNNNLIQQLLMIGIGTTSLVAEKLRDVSNQWVKDGKLDPEQASSFVNDLMQQLRSEQTNVEAQFERQLRNVLQDLGVPRQAEMDELRGRLDRLERQVRDLENKLWR; this is encoded by the coding sequence ATGGACAACAATAATCTGATTCAACAGCTTTTAATGATCGGCATCGGGACGACGTCCTTAGTTGCTGAAAAGCTTCGAGATGTCAGCAATCAATGGGTAAAAGACGGTAAGCTAGACCCCGAGCAGGCGTCTAGTTTTGTCAATGACCTCATGCAGCAGCTTCGCTCGGAGCAGACCAATGTCGAAGCTCAGTTTGAGCGGCAGCTTCGCAATGTTCTACAAGACTTGGGCGTACCTCGCCAGGCAGAGATGGACGAACTGCGCGGCCGCCTCGATCGCTTAGAGCGCCAAGTTCGAGATCTAGAAAATAAGCTTTGGCGTTGA
- the psaC gene encoding photosystem I iron-sulfur center protein PsaC: MSHSVKIYDTCIGCTQCVRACPLDVLEMVPWDGCKAGQIASSPRTEDCVGCKRCETACPTDFLSIRVYLGAETTRSMGLAY, encoded by the coding sequence ATGTCGCATTCCGTTAAGATCTACGACACTTGTATTGGGTGTACGCAGTGCGTCCGTGCGTGTCCTCTAGATGTTCTTGAAATGGTGCCCTGGGATGGCTGCAAAGCTGGGCAGATCGCTTCGTCTCCACGGACGGAAGACTGTGTAGGCTGTAAGCGTTGTGAAACGGCTTGCCCCACTGATTTCTTGAGCATCCGTGTTTACCTCGGCGCTGAAACGACCCGCAGTATGGGTCTGGCCTACTAA